The Thermoplasmata archaeon DNA segment CCGGCCGGGTATGGCCCGCTGCTCCAGACGGAGATCGTGCTGGGGAAGATCGAGGAGCGGCTTCCGTATCGGAAGCTCGAGGAACGGTTGGAGCGCGAGGGCATCCCGGGGTGCCCGGCCACGATCCAGGCGGTCGTCTGGGGGGCGAGCGATAAGCTCCGAGGGGAGGAGGCGACAATCCTCCAGCGCCTCCGGGCCTCGCCGTGGGTCCACGCCGACGAGTCCGCGTATCGCATCGATGGCCGAAAGGTGTGGATCTGGGTCTTTTGCACCGAGGCGGATCTCTTGTTGGTGATTCGACCGAGTCGGGGGCGGGAGGTGGTCGAGGAGGTGTTGGGGAAGGACTACACCGGCCAGATTGTCTGCGATGGGTGGAAGAGCTACATCGGCTGGGTCTTGCAGCGGTGTTGGGCGCATCTGCTGCGGTATGCGAAGGCCGGGGCGGAGGAGAGCGCGGAGGGGAAGGAGTTGTATGGGGCGCTCTGCGCGTTGCATGCGGAACTGACGGAGAGGGTGAAGGAGGTCTCCCGACGAACGTTGGCGTGGAGGCTTCGGAAGGGCGAGCGGGTCCTGCAAGGACTGCTGGATCGGTACGGGGAGAGCGAGGCGCCGGGGCTGGCGAAGGTGATGACGTATCTGCGGAACGGGATGCCGTGGTGGCTGACGTTCCTCAAGCACCCGGGGATGGAGGCGACGAACAACCGCGGCGAAAGGGGTCTTCGGGAAGCGATCGTCATCCGGAAGATCATTGGGACATTGCGGAACTGGAAGGGGGCGAAGGCGCTGGCCCGACTCCTGAGCGTGCTCGGGACATGGAAGTTGCGTGGAGAGAATCCGGCGACGCAGCTCTACGCGACGCTCAGTTGACCGGCCGCCCCGTCAGGGGCTGAACACATACGGGATTTTAATGTCCGACATAGCCCGTCTGTGATTTTATTGATTCCAGTGTGATTTCAATCCAGTGGCAGGCCGCAGTCCTGCGCTCGACCTGCCCCGATCCAGGGCACAGCCTGCCAGCTACGCCCTGTCTGGCGACGAAAGGCAGAAGGCTTCGCGGCTGTTTGTCCGGGGCAATGTGGCCGACACCTGACGCCCACGGATCCAAGCGCCTCAGGGCCGCGTCCTCCCGGCTCGCCGCGGAGACCGCGCCCAGCGGCCGAACGGACTGCCAGATTGAGAAGGCTCTGGCATTCATCCGCAGAGGCAGGGTCGATGAGAGCCCAATGCCGACGCCGTGTGGCGCGGGGCCGCTGAAACCAGTGCGGATTGGGGCAACTCCCGAGCCGGAGGACTTGCACGCTGGACGCCCAGTTCCTTCGACCTTTTCGACGTTCGCGCTGTGTCAGAAACACCGCCGGGAGCATACGATTCGAGAGGCGAAGCTGGAACCCTAGGTGTCTTGGGGGAACCCAGGGAAGCTGTACTCGTCCTGTCGGACCCGACCCGCCTCCACCGTAGCCTTCACTTGGGCAGGACACCTCGATGTCCGGGGTCAGCAGGCATGTTGGGGGGTCGAGCTCAACCACTTTCCGCGAGTGGGACTTCCGCCATCCATCTTTAGCGATAGAGGGGCATTTTAGCCACAGCGTCATTGCGAGTCGCTCGGCGCTCGGTTCGGTTACGTCGTCTTCACGTCTACGGGAGGAGGTTGGTTGGGCGACTCGGCAGCGCTTGGCTCAAACTCCTTTCTCGGAA contains these protein-coding regions:
- a CDS encoding IS66 family transposase, yielding MAAILAPLRLTPENENDQIVVSKKGLRELERQAEEWARENERLRRENAELRRRLQVHENPNVPPSVRNHSPGYSRTRPLVPSDERKKPGPKPGHEGVTRPPLTPDQRVALTASRCGKCRSEHLRFRGTETRQEVEVVRKRVVTEYEQAVYDCLDCGAEVRSTLPDGREPAGYGPLLQTEIVLGKIEERLPYRKLEERLEREGIPGCPATIQAVVWGASDKLRGEEATILQRLRASPWVHADESAYRIDGRKVWIWVFCTEADLLLVIRPSRGREVVEEVLGKDYTGQIVCDGWKSYIGWVLQRCWAHLLRYAKAGAEESAEGKELYGALCALHAELTERVKEVSRRTLAWRLRKGERVLQGLLDRYGESEAPGLAKVMTYLRNGMPWWLTFLKHPGMEATNNRGERGLREAIVIRKIIGTLRNWKGAKALARLLSVLGTWKLRGENPATQLYATLS